From a single Fusarium fujikuroi IMI 58289 draft genome, chromosome FFUJ_chr03 genomic region:
- a CDS encoding related to deoxyribodipyrimidine photo-lyase PHR, giving the protein MAKPRVIYWFRTDLRLHDSPALKAALDLDPAVLWPIFTWDPHYVYRARGGLNRWQFLLDCQNDLSRSISQVNPKSKLFVLREAPQTLFPKLFKAWKVTHLVFEKDTDSYGRERDSVVVQAAKDAGVEVLVRSGRTLWDSDQIVEKHGGKPTMSITQLQTAGSKLGEIRKPIPAPKHLPDPGDMPVNFEQDEPNTEPDFNAGFRTEGDEAYTRIAGPNDDFAIETMEELGFPPATTPHRGGETRALKELDKLIADKKYTATFQKPKTNPAQFEPQATTLLSPFLHFGALSVRLFYWRVREIVDSYGKGASNPPESLIGQLLFRDMYFAAQAALGYVFSQTANNPYCRFIPWHLPSKRDSETGLITGEYHIDSEEAEIWFRRWRVGMTGFPWIDALMRQLKDEGWIHHLGRHAVACFLTRGGCYIDWERGCEVFEEWLIDHEPACNAGNWQWLSCTAFFSQYFRCYSPIAFGQKWDKEGNFIRRYVPELKNMDSKYIYEPWKAPLPDQKKAGVRIKGDGLNSIEEGTYPKPMFDFTKRRDVCISAMKTAYQVGLHGNDGQALDGTWRKLFPTGRGEIQGDIESDNGEHADYADDEGDREDNEAREKGEGIKSIENGDRAMSKRSSRRHSSENTTKKQKT; this is encoded by the exons ATGGCAAAACCTCGTGTGATTTATTGGTTCCGAACAGATTTGCGACTTCACGATTCACCTGCTCTCAAAGCAGCCCTAGACCTTGATCCAGCTGTTCTTTGGCCCATCTTTACGTGGGATCCTCATTACGTATACCGTGCGAGAGGAGGCCTTAATAGATGGCAGTTTct CCTGGATTGCCAGAATGACCTCTCCCGATCTATTTCACAGGTGAACCCCAAGTCAAAACTCTTTGTTCTCAGAGAAGCACCACAGACTCTGTTTCCCAAGCTCTTTAAAGCATGGAAGGTCACTCACCTGGTCTTCGAAAAAGACACAGACAGTTATGGTCGCGAGAGAGATAGCGTTGTCGTCCAGGCGGCTAAAGATGCCGGTGTCGAAGTCCTTGTCCGTTCGGGCAGGACGTTATGGGATAGTGACCAGATAGTCGAGAAGCATGGCGGAAAGCCAACAATGTCTATCACGCAGCTTCAAACTGCCGGGAGCAAGCTTGGGGAGATCCGGAAACCCATTCCTGCTCCCAAACATCTTCCGGATCCAGGAGACATGCCTGTCAACTTTGAGCAGGACGAACCGAATACCGAGCCAGATTTCAATGCAGGATTTCGGacagaaggagatgaagcttACACCAGGATAGCAGGGCCTAACGATGACTTTGCCATTGAAACAATGGAGGAACTGGGCTTCCCACCTGCGACCACACCCCATCGTGGAGGAGAAACACGAGCGTTGAAAGAACTCGACAAGTTGATTGCAGATAAGAAATACACTGCAACTTTCCAGAAACCCAAGACGAATCCAGCTCAATTCGAGCCACAAGCTACCACTCTCCTCTCGCCATTTTTGCACTTCGGGGCGCTTTCTGTGCGTTTGTTCTACTGGCGAGTAAGGGAAATCGTCGATTCGTATGGCAAGGGTGCTTCAAACCCCCCAGAAAGTCTTATTGGTCAACTACTCTTCAGAGACATGTACTTCGCCGCTCAAGCCGCTTTGGGTTATGTCTTCTCGCAGACGGCGAACAATCCGTATTGTCGTTTCATTCCTTGGCACTTGCCATCCAAAAGAGATTCGGAAACGGGACTCATTACTGGAGAGTATCACATTGACTCCGAGGAGGCAGAGATCTGGTTTAGAAGATGGAGAGTTGGGATGACCGGGTTTCCCTGGATAGATGCCTTAATGAGACAGCTAAAAGACGAAGGCTGGATCCATCACCTGGGACGGCATGCGGTTGCTTGCTTTCTGACAAGGGGTGGTTGCTATATTGACTGGGAGCGAGGGTGCGAGGTCTTCGAGGAATGGCTCATAGACCATGAGCCGGCTTGCAATGCTGGTAACTGGCAGTGGCTGTCTTGTACGGCCTTCTTTTCACAGTACTTCCGCTGCTATAGCCCGATAGCCTTTGGCCAGAAGTGGGACAAGGAAGGGAATTTCATCCGTCGTTATGTGCCAGAGCTCAAAAATATGGACTCCAAGTACATATATGAACCGTGGAAAGCCCCTCTCCCGGATCAGAAAAAGGCAGGTGTCCGCATAAAGGGCGATGGGTTGAACAGTATCGAGGAGGGAACATATCCGAAACCAATGTTTGACTTTACGAAAAGACGTGACGTGTGCATCTCTGCTATGAAGACTGCATACCAGGTTGGTCTTCATGGGAATGATGGCCAGGCGCTTGACGGAACCTGGCGCAAACTCTTTCCTACCGGTCGTGGGGAGATTCAAGGCGATATTGAGAGTGATAATGGCGAGCACGCTGATTATGCAGACGACGAAGGGGATCGTGAGGATAATGAGGCGAGGGAGAAAGGCGAAGGAATAAAGTCTATCGAAAATGGGGATCGAGCAATGAGTAAACGGAGCAGTAGACGGCACAGCAGCGAGAATACCACAAAAAAGCAGAAGACATGA